Below is a window of Borrelia puertoricensis DNA.
AGAAATAGAGAATTTAAATTTTGTACCAAATAACCCATCATTGCAAAATTGAAAGATACTGAGTAGGCAAATAAAGGATATGGAAAGTAAAATTATAAGTATTTGTTAAAGATAGCAAGAAGTATTCTAGATATTTATTGCTGCTTCTCCTTAAAACAACTTTTCTCTAAATTACAAGCATTCTACACACCATATTTTCCATGCAATGGAAACCTTTAAAAATTGACTCTACGTGTAAGTATTTGCTAATATTTTTATAACTAATTTTATCTATTTTTAATATGTTTAGTTAACTTTGAAATTACATGAAAGGAAAACATTTAATTAACTGCAATCTTAACTTAAAAATTAAAGAATTAGAAATGCAAAATCAACGCTTAAGTGAAGAATTAACTTTAATTAAAAGTAAAAGCAAAACTAGACATACTAAAAAATTATCCCCACCTTTAAGATTTTATCTAAATGACAAGACAATTAGACTTGTAAAACGCGCTATAGAGAGATTTAAAGAACAAGACCCAATATCTGGATGGTTTGTACACTTACTCTCAATTACTGGTTGTAGAGGTGTTGAGATACAAAATGTAAAACTTACTGATATATATAAAGAGACGTGTAGTAATGGTGAAGTATTTTATTCTATTCGCGTTAATGTAGCTAAAAAGCGTAGCAATATCTGTATTAGAGAAGTAGTCATTAGTAAATCTGAATTTAAATCTATAATGCAAGCCCATCAAAACTATTTTTTATCTAAAGGAAAAGACACAAGACGTACATATCTATTTCAAAAAAGTAAACTTAAATTTCGTGACAATAAAATTAACATAAGTGAGATCGCAACTAGGTTTAAGGAATTACTCATTAAGGGAGGATTTAAACATCGCAAATCTTTGCATATACTTCGTAATATATTTATAGCATCACTAAAGTCTAGAGGATATAATTCATTTGAAATTAAAGAACTTATGAAATATTCATCTACTTCTGAGATTGATAATGTTTATGGTCTCTCAAGTGCAAGTAAAATACAGGCTTACAAAGATATCAAAACTAGCTTGAAATAACTTTTAAGTTTTGCTAATATTTTTAAGGACTACTCCCCCCACTTCAAGATTTTTACCAAGCACCAGTAAATACCTAATTTAACATTTAGGTATTTATTTTACAAAAAAAATATTTGTTAATCCTTTGTTTTTGATAAAATTATAGTTTATAATAAATATATTCTTTTAACCAAAATCTTATTTTGTAAAGAAAAAGGAACTCTAAACTTTTCTAGAGTCCTTTCTCTTTACGCTTGCATTTTAAACATTTCCGTTCAAGCATAACGAATACTCTTTAAATCCATACTTGACCTATTAGTTTTGTATGAAGTAGCTAGTACCCTTATGTTTAGTTTGCTTGAAAATACTAGCTATACCACTAAAGCGTGCTACATAGTTTACAAAAAGATTATGCTTTAAGAAAAGCTTAACTACTCTTGAATCATCAAATTCACTTACTGCAAACTGCCAGTTATATCTCTTAAGCTCTAGAATAAGTCTCTCTAGAGAATCTAAATTCCATCCACGATTATCAACAAGATTCCCATGAGAAATTGAATATGGAGGGTCAAGATATACAAATGTTGAGCTTACCTTGTCTCGATTAGGTAGTGCAGCTAAAAATTTAAATATATCACGTGATGTAAATATTGCATTATCAAGCATCTCTTTAAATCTAGACTTATAAATTTGAAGGTTTTCTAAAAACAATCTCTTGGCATTACTTCGATCCAACTTCATAGTTGAACTAGATGAACCATAAAGTGAATATAAACATCTAAGCACCATGTACTCAATTTTGTCTCTGTTCTCATCAATTATGCTGTCATAAATAATCGCATCTCTTACACGATTGTAGAGCAACTCAGGGTCTTGCTTTAAGATATAGAAAAACTTATATATAAATTTAGAATTATCATTGAGTATATTATAATGGGCTAATGGTTTTGCAAAAAATACTGCTCCTGTACCAAAAAATCCTTCAATATACTGAGTATGCTTAGGAAAAAGACTTATAATATCAGCACTACAAAGGTACTTAACTTCCTTCTCATGTTTAGTAGTTTCAATATTTCTTAAATATTCTCCTTGATGTAATCTCATATTCAACGCCACGCTCTTTAAGTGTCAGTGAATCATAAAGCACAGATGACAAATTAGTTGCTATAAAATGATATCCTGGTGTATTTTTAATTTTAACTTCACTTATCTCAAATTCTCCATCTAAACATCTGTAAGCAGGGCCCTCCCACCTCACACTTGCACTGATATCAAACCGTCTTAGTACAGCGCATGGATTTAGAATATAACAATTACTTCTCATACACCCTGACTTAACAAAGTCATGATAATTCTTATTTATATCAAGAACACTAAACTGCAACTTTTTAAAAACTGATACGTAATAATGAAGAGATAAAAAGTAACATCCCCACTGACGTACTGCTGAGACTAAATTTGGATTATTTTGCGTTATTCTCATTTCGAACCTTCAACCTTCATTAAATACTTAAATCTGGATCCTCAAGAAGACACTCTACGCTACTATCATAAAAGTTGAGAATTTGATCTACAAATATAGAAATACTAAAAAAACTAGCTACAAATATACTCCTCTTATTAATCTTAAGTATCCCACATCTTAAAGCAAAGTCAGGACTTTTTTTGCAAATGCTTAAAAACACATCTAAACATAACTTAGCATTCTTAAGAGTAAGCCCTTCTTTACTCAGTATTTCAAATAAATGCTTGCCTTGTCTGTCTTTTCTACAAAGTAAAACTTCTTCAAAGTCATATTTAGCTTCAACCATCTTTGCTATAAGGTCTTTTTTTGATACTATCACCCATACACCCCCTTAACTTAAATATAGATATTAAAAAGGAATATCTTCATAAAACTCATCTTCAAGCTTATTCTCATTAATATCTTGTGTTTTAATTGATGAGTTTAAGACGCAAATATCATTTACCAAAATACTGTATTTACTCTTACCCTCACCTGTACGCTTATCATTCCAACTTGAATAAGATAGAGCTCCACTAAGTACAACTTGAACCCCTCGTTTAAGTAAAGCAGCAAGACTCTCAGCTCTAGCTCCAAAAATCACACAGTCAAAAAATTGAGCCTGTCTTGTCACACAGTTATTCTTCTTTACACCTCTATTATTAGCTAGTGTAAATTTTAATATAGGAAAACTATTACTAGTATAAATAACCTCACAGTTTCTTGTTAAACGACCAGACATACTTAACGAGTTAATATCAAACACCAGGACTCTCCTCATCAGAAATCCTACTTAAAAGTTCCATACGTCTTAAATCACAATCAAGTCTCTCAAGATTTTCTAAAAATTCTCGTCTTGCATAATAAGCTTGAAAGAGATCCTTTATACTTCTCACACCAAACTTACATAAAAATCTTAAAATCTTGTAAGTAATTACTAAAATTACAACCATAAACATAAATTTCATAAAGTTACCCTTAAACAGCTTTTAAAATAGGTGTAGACCATTCATTTGAATTACTACTAAAATTAGAAAGCCCATTCACTTGTGTATAACTATCACTAAACACCTTAAACCTATCTTTAATGGCTCTTTTTCTCATGTTTAACGAGAATAAAATTCCTTCAAAATTATAATAGATATTATCAATAATTGAATAAGTCCTCATCATATCTTGAATTTTTTCTTTTACTTTTAATTTAACTACTTTGGTAATCTCCTCAGCTTCTTTTGCTTTCTCAGCCTCAACTTTACTGATATGCTCAACCATTTTATTTAAAATAAAAATATCATTTTTTAAACCAAGCTCATTCTCAACTTCTAGATTTGTCAACTTAACAAACTTAAGAAATTCTTGTCTAAAGTCTAATTGTGCCAAGGTATTATAAAATTCACTTTTATTTAAAAATGATTTTATTCTCTCAACCAACTCTTCATTACTTGCACTCTCAATATCATTATAGCTTCTCATATACTTAAGAGCGTTGTTAATCTCAACATTA
It encodes the following:
- a CDS encoding tyrosine-type recombinase/integrase gives rise to the protein MKGKHLINCNLNLKIKELEMQNQRLSEELTLIKSKSKTRHTKKLSPPLRFYLNDKTIRLVKRAIERFKEQDPISGWFVHLLSITGCRGVEIQNVKLTDIYKETCSNGEVFYSIRVNVAKKRSNICIREVVISKSEFKSIMQAHQNYFLSKGKDTRRTYLFQKSKLKFRDNKINISEIATRFKELLIKGGFKHRKSLHILRNIFIASLKSRGYNSFEIKELMKYSSTSEIDNVYGLSSASKIQAYKDIKTSLK
- a CDS encoding single-stranded DNA-binding protein, producing the protein MSGRLTRNCEVIYTSNSFPILKFTLANNRGVKKNNCVTRQAQFFDCVIFGARAESLAALLKRGVQVVLSGALSYSSWNDKRTGEGKSKYSILVNDICVLNSSIKTQDINENKLEDEFYEDIPF
- a CDS encoding DUF261 family protein; protein product: MRITQNNPNLVSAVRQWGCYFLSLHYYVSVFKKLQFSVLDINKNYHDFVKSGCMRSNCYILNPCAVLRRFDISASVRWEGPAYRCLDGEFEISEVKIKNTPGYHFIATNLSSVLYDSLTLKERGVEYEITSRRIFKKY
- a CDS encoding DNA adenine methylase is translated as MRLHQGEYLRNIETTKHEKEVKYLCSADIISLFPKHTQYIEGFFGTGAVFFAKPLAHYNILNDNSKFIYKFFYILKQDPELLYNRVRDAIIYDSIIDENRDKIEYMVLRCLYSLYGSSSSTMKLDRSNAKRLFLENLQIYKSRFKEMLDNAIFTSRDIFKFLAALPNRDKVSSTFVYLDPPYSISHGNLVDNRGWNLDSLERLILELKRYNWQFAVSEFDDSRVVKLFLKHNLFVNYVARFSGIASIFKQTKHKGTSYFIQN